The Arachis ipaensis cultivar K30076 chromosome B05, Araip1.1, whole genome shotgun sequence nucleotide sequence TATACAAGaaattgttttattattattttttttatttagggtTATTAGTTTATTACCCCTACTTGGCATCAGTCAAGTTTCGAATCCGGGTGCACTTATTGTAAGGTATAAAAGATGACCACTAGACCAAGGTTTTGTGTGCATACTAGGAGTGAGCACGGGTAGCAGGTAccggctaattttttttaatattgattaaatatatgtgtaatacattATTATTGGaagattaggtattttttttttatatggtgttttattcaaatcggacggtccgatttgtttgaagagaaaaataaactacaaatcggagggtccgatttgtttgggaaaaaaaataaactacaaatcggagggtccgttttgtattttttattttttttattttttaaaataaaaatcggacggtccgatttcaacattaaaaatttttttattttcgaaatcacaaatcgaaccgtccgatttgtgattgtttgttaaaaaataaaataaaacaaacaaatcgGTGCCTCCGATTTGTACATCTCATACCAATGTGAAACACACCTCTACTCACAGTTTCTTGTTATACACTTCTCTCTCTcacacataaaaaataataagcgGCGGGTACCCGATTACCTGTCCGAATCCGAACCGaactaattaaattggttctggaacCAACGGGTAATCGGGTTCAACCCGAACCAAATCGATAgtctttgttagtgattggttcgggtatcaGTTCTGGGCAATGGCGGAGCTTAATTCAGACAAGagggggccatggccccccaaactttttataaaaaacttagtagtactttttcaagagataaaaaatagttcaattgacttttttttttttgaaagtaaaagctcaacacaataaagtggagCATGACAGACAAATACCACAAACTTATTTATTTACATGATCACAACAAAATAGTAAAAGTCCCCAAGTCATcttcggcatagccatcaacaaccaaagggAGCAACACCTGTCCACTCATCCACACTAGTCACGGTCATGTCGATGATCTCTTCAACACCTTTGCTTTTATTCTTAAAAATCCTCATGTTCCTTTCTAACCAAATGTTCCAAATAATCGCACAAAAGCTTCTCAGCCGCTGCTTTCGCTCCTCCTTATTCCTCGGTTCCTCTGTCCAACTAAGAAAATGCTCTTTCATCGAACCCGGATAAGACCATTGACGGCCAAATCCTGATATCTAGGCACTCCACACCTGCCAAACAAATGCGCAACCTAGAAACAAGTGATGTATATATTCCAATTCGTTATTGCACAAAACACAGACAGTATCCTCTGGACTGACAATCCCAAAGCGGCTTAGCCTCTCCTTTGTATTCACCCTGCCTATCAAAACAAACCAAGCAAATAGCTCCACTCTTGGTGGAACCAAACCTTTCCAAACGGTCCTAGTGAAAATGTAGCTGGTTACCTCCTCCGGCAGCATTTCCTGCTGCAgtacctgcacaaatgagttagttgaaaaaaCACCTAACCTATCATATTTCCACACCACTCTATCCTCTCGGTTATTTACTAATTTCACAGGTCTCAAAGCCTCATGGAGTTGACTCAGgagttccaactcccattggaacagctcacgcctccattggaagttccagaTCCACtttaacccatcccaaaacccacagtccCCAATAAAAGATCCACactggtttgaaacagagaaaagcCTCGGGAACCGATCCTTCAGAGAGCCACACAGTAACCATATATCCTCCCAGAACCGAGTCCTTCGCCCGTCACCAACCTCCATAGACAATCCTGTAACCATCTTATCCCTTATACGTTGATCCGTGAGTTGTAACTTGCAAATATCCTTCCAAGGGCCTCCTCTAGTAGGTAACGTTTGAGTTAACAGTAGCTGGTTAGGATTCAGATTATTACACGAACATACAACCTTTTTCCATAGTGGACATTCTTCCTTTTcaaaccgccaccaccacttaaacaagagTGCCGTGTTGCGAATCATAGCATCTCCAACTCCCAACCCGCCTAGCTTCTTAGGAGCTTGCACCACTTCCCATCTTACTAACGCCATGCCATTTCTACCATCTTCCTTGCTCCACAGGAATCTTCTCTGCAATGAGATCAGTTTCTCAGCAACTGCTTTCGGCATCTTGAACAAACTCAAATAATACACTGGCAGACTATTTAATACTGATTTGATAAGCACCAGCTTTCCCGCTTTATTTAACACCTTCGCTTTCCATAGCCCAAGTTTCTCCTCCACTTTGTCTATTATAGGCTTCCAGGTCTTCACTAACCTCGGGTTTGCTCCTAAAGATATTCCAAGGTATTTAACTGGGAGGGTGTCTTCCTTACAGCCCAATATGTTGCACATCCGTTGGACCCCCTGCTCACCACAATTAATTGGAATAAAGCTGGACTTATCAAAATTAATCCTGAGACctgacatcaactcaaaacaTCGCAGAAGTCGCTTGTAGTTCTTAATAGTCTCCTCTTCAGGCGGACAAAACAGAATAGTATCATCAGAAAACTGCAGGTGTGACAATTCAATACTATCTCTCCCTACCAACAACGGAGATATGCGACCATTTCTGATAGCCTCTCCAACCATTCGATGCAGCACATCCACAATCAGTACAAACAAGAAAGGAGAAAGCGGGTCACCTTGTCTGAAATCTCTTTCCATTTTGAATGGCTTAGCTGGAGAACCATTTATCAGAACTGACATAGATGCAGTTGtcacacactccataacccacgCTCTCCATCTATGCCCAAATCCCATCTTTTGTAATACAATGTCCACAAAACTCCATTtgactctatcatatgctttctGGAAATCTAGCTTGATTATTGTTGCCTCCTTTTTCCTCAGTTTCAGCCAGTTTACTGTTTCACACGCAATAAGTGCCCCATCATGTATTTTCCTCCCTGTGACAAATGCACTCTGAGTCTCCCCTACTAATCCCGACATGACTGCCCTCATCCTCCTAACTAGAACTTTCGAGATAACCTTGTAAACGCACCCCACCATACTTATAGGCCGTAAATCTTTGATCTCCTTCGCTCCCACGAACTTTGGTGCAAGTGCTACCCAAGTGATATTGGTGTCTGCCGGCAGTCTGGATGTCTGGAAGAACCCCATCACTGCTGCCGTGAATTCAGGCCCAATCTCGTCCCAGCATCTCTTTATAAAATTCATGTTGTACCCATCACAACCTGGGGCTTTAGATGAATCACAGTCCCACACAGCCGCTCTGATCTCTTCAGCCGATGGCAGCTCCTCTAAAGTCCTAGCATCTGTTTCATCTATCTTACCCACCAATCCATCTCTGAATCCCATCATAGGAGAATCTTCTTGATGATATAAATCCTTGTAGAATTCTCTAATAGCTACCTTAATTCTCGCTTGATTCCTGACCTGTCTGCCGTTTATCACCAGTGTATCAATCCTATTATTCCGCCTTCTTGCAGAGGCTATATTATGAAAGTATCTTGTATTTTTGTCCATCTCCTTCGCATGCCGAGACCGCGACATCTGTTTCCAATGAACTTCTTTCCTTACATACCATCTCTCACAACAAGTGACCAACGCCTTCCTTCTAGCCTCCATCGTTCCATCATACACTCCATTGCTTACCATATCATCAATCTTCTTGATTTCTTCCTCAAACCGTGTAATTTTTTTATCCATCTCACTAAAATTGTCCTTATGCCATCTTTCCAACGGGATTGTCAGCGCCTTCAATTTATCTGTGAACTGAATCTCCCCCAAACCTCTCCACTCCTCCTTGACCATGCTAAGGAAACCCTCATGTGTGAACCATGAATCAAGACTTCGAAACGGCCTTGGACCTCCCCCCAACTTTTTATCTTCGATTATTATGGGGCAATGATCTGACAGACCTCTTGGCCCTCCTCGTAACCGAGTCTCTGGAAACTCTTCTAACCATTCCACAGTTACCAGTGCTCTATCTAAACGACTGCATGACTGTCCTCGAAACCATGTGTACTTACGATCAGTGAGCGCCAGATCCACTAACTGCATATCTTGTATCCAATTCTTGAATTCTTCCGCAGTCCGAGGTAAGCTAGTTGCACCTTTCCTTTCCTCCACATGTACAATCTCATTAAAGTCTCCTAGAAAACAACACGGCACCTGACATAACCCAGCTATATAACTCAGTTCTTCCCAAACCTGATTCTTTTCATCTCTGTTATGTGCACCATAGACCAAGATAAAAGCGCAATTAAAACTAGACTTTAACATTACTCCTTCAACACACAACCATCTCTCCCCCTTATAGCAATTATTCATTTTAAACAGAGATTTATCCCATATTAGCAGAAGTCCACCTGACGCACCATCAGATCCTACATACTCCCAACCTGAACCATCTTGCCCCCATATTCTCGCAACATCAAATCTCGTAACAACCTGAAGTTTAGTCTCAACCAATCCTAACAgatttaatctatattttttctGTAAGTCCTTCACCATTCTCAATTTTTCGTCTCCCCGTaatagttcaattgacttaaatactttactatgacttaaagtatctaataagttcaataaacaacactctctctatctttaagttcaaatataaaaaattagatattttttatttatttaatttaatattattttatattttattatttatttaatttaattttttatataataaaaaataatagaatattcaataagtattaatattattgtatttgtataatttgataaaaaaaattcaataaaNNNNNNNNNNNNNNNNNNNNNNNNNNNNNNNNNNNNNNNNNNNNNNNNNNNNNNNNNNNNNNNNNNNNNNNNNNNNNNNNNNNNNNNNNNNNNNNNNNNNNNNNNNNatattctaaattttaatatttatctttctaacttcttttttacatattttacaggatatatattcaaatttttatataaaataataaaaaataaaaaattgatacattttttaagtggaaggctaatatttaagaaggagaacatataacttttacaatatcaacacctataaatagttcttctactttaatgaatcacgaagaaagtgagatataaccttcaaaagttcaaaaagttacatctgatgacttaaaccttaactttttggaacgagatcttgaaaaacggctttaaatttgaCAATATCATccaaaccagagagatgagattagacgagcttatcttaaatggggtccatataaaaaatattttgataattattttttatcggcccccaaaaattttttttcaagttccgccactggTTCTGGGGGTacggaacccgaaccaacccatgaacccgatcatatattaattaaataaaaaattggtgtttaattaaaaaatttgtatttccattagacaaaaattattcactattaatatgtttagattttaatcattttattttttaatgtatttggtgtttaacatgtttggattatttctattgatgttattgttgaatttttaagataaaaatttggtttttttatgaatttcaaagtcatcgggtacccaattactcgaaccgaaccaatccgttcttaatcggtttggtttggttcgagtacatacacaaaaaaatacaaattcgaATCAAACCGAACCGATTACAATTTAATCGATTCGGTTCTAATTTCATCTTGAACCCAaaccaaaccgacccgtgctcacccctagtgCATACAAGAAATGTTTTATCTTCTCTcatttttatcaatcaattatgaattatactaaaaaaaattggtgcataTAACATttgtcaaaataaaataaatctatgATCAAGTGTAGTAGATTGAGATTCCTTGTGTAATGAAATTATGATATCATCAAAGTACTATGAAAATAAAAATGGGAATGCACTAAGTACTACAAAAATGGCTGCATCAAACTTAAAAGAAAGAATACATAATACATTACATGATGATGATAGAAAAAATACTAATACATTACATGAGTATGAGATTGATGTTCTACATTGGGAATAAGTCATCCTTGATAGCAGGACATATCCACTGTATCTGAATGTATGTGATCTCCCACATATCATCATCTTCTTTGGGCACCAAAATCTCTTGCTCCTTCATCTGTGTTATTATCTTCTTCAACAAATGAGGTATTATTTCACTCAAACTTGATGGACCATAATGCCCCAAGTCAGCTTTCATACACGTGTCCATCCTCCTCAATATGCCTAACCAGAATGTCCTAAATCCAGGGCTCTCAGCTATTTGCCTCAATGACTGCAAGAACATATCAGTAAACAGCTCCATTGCAAGCTTAAGTGTCCCTTCCATGCTCCTCATTTCCTTTTCTGCGCCTTCCCTCCTCGAGTACTCCAGCATCTTCTCGTGAAGCTCGTCGACCATGGCGAAGATCACAAGGTTGAAGTAGTTGATGCAATTGGATGATATAAAAAGGAGTTCCTCAGCAAGCAAGAAACTCTTGTGAAGAGAATGAACTGCATGGTTTCTTATCTCTTCTTGTCTTGACAATGTTGTTCTTCTGAATGCTTCTCCAAGTTTCACAAACAGGTTCATGTTGTAGTTTGCAAGGCTTCTGCTAGTTTCCTCATTAGAGGAAGAGCTTGTGCTGCTTGATATACTGAAATTACTCCCAGGATCTGAGTATAGAGTCCTGTGCCAATGGATCAACAAGTTAACCGAATCGGCTAATATATCtagcatctttttctttttatctgcAGGACTGTTCTTAGCTAGAAAACAACCAAAAGCACAATCAATGCAAAACGCATAATTCGTTCGTGACACATGAGTTCCATCAGAAAACAAAGTGACCAACGCATCCACTCCCAAGTCGTAGGTTTCCGGATACCTCCAGGCGACTGAAAGCAAGTTTAAGAGCGATTTCCATCCGAAAGGAGTCTGCAAATTTGCAGCATAGTCGGTGACTATTCGGCTGGCTGTTTGAGAAATGATATCATGGCATGTGTCAAGGATCTCTTTATCAAGCTTCCACATTAAAGTTATGGACTTGAATATGGCCTCCTCACTTATCTTGTCATCAACTGGTTGGGAAAAGAGCTTTAGACAGATCTTGAGAAGGCCTAAAAGAGCTTTCTCAGCAAATGGGACTGGGGAGAACATTTGGAACTGAACAACTGCTAGAAGATATTCATGGAAATTTGGCCAAAACATGTGGAACCTGTGAGCATTAACTGTGGCTACTGCACTGAGTAGTTCCCAACAGAACTCAATGGTTTCTTCCTCATCGTGCTGTGTGCTATACTTTTGGCCTTTTCCGGCAGCCGCAGATATTAAAGATCTTCCAAGGCTGTGCAAGGATTCTATGGGAATGTTTGAACAAGTACTGAAGATGCTACCAATTTGGCACAGTTTGATCATCTTGATATTCCTATCCGATTCGTTACTAAGGTTTATTCCATCATCCGTGTTGTCCGGCGAAAGGAGAGTAAAGCGTTGCATTATGGTACCCATTTGGTGGCTGCTAAATCTATGATCTTCAGTAGGAGATGTAGCTGATTCAGGTGTGGTTGCTGCATCTGCAGATTGCTCAAGATCAAGAACAGATTGGGGAATCAGCTTAAGCCTCTTGAGTTTTATCAAGCAGTCTACAATGTTCTTCCAACCCCCTCTAATCCCGTTGCGAAACATGTTTGCTATGGTGAAAACAGCAACTGTTGCCAATCTAGGCTTCAAATCATGGCCAAATGTGTAGAGAGTCTCTTCTGGAGAAGCATATGGATTCTGCAATGTGGTGAATTTGCAGAAAGATGTTATGAGCTCATCAAGGGTATCTTCTAGTCCATACTGAGCAATCCTCGCAACCGAGAACAAGCCTTCAATGCATTCATGGAGCAGCTCCTCTTCATCATTATGCTCAAAGAATGATGAAAGAGCCGCAACCGATGGACCAGCAATGCAAGCAAACATATCCCTGCATAATCTGCGATCATAGTCACATTGTATGTAATTCTGTGACACTTTGGATCGGTTTATGAGCTGAATCCACCTGCTTGGTGTCATGTCTAGTGACACAGTACTTGTGTCAAGGGCAATTGCATAACTTGAAATGGACTGAAAAAGCTCTGAAAGATAATCTCTAGGCAGATCCTGTCCTGCGTTGATGGCGCGATTGTTCCTAATGAATTCTTCTTCTGTCATCTTCTTCTTAACTTGAGGATTGTGCTGATCAGTATTGAGCATGATGAGGGAATAGCAGAGGATAAGAACAGTGTCCTTGCTTGCAAACAAGTCTGATGATTGCTGATCATAGAATCTATCCGAAAAGGCTTCGAGTATGCGCTGAATCTTTTGTGACTCCCCTGGCAACAAGAAACTCTCTAGATAGAACCGAAGAGCAGTGTCAAGAACCATCCCATTGAAATGGAATGTCTCTGTGAACTCCTTGAGAACTTTGAGGTAGAATTCATCAGGGTCTCCAAGGTATTCTCCTATGATCTTCTTGTCTAGGCCGGGTGTGTATCGAAAAAAGTAAGCATACCCTTTTGGATCCGGAGGATCAGATATCAATTTAGCATGCTTCAAGTACTCTAGACCCTTCTTATTATCTCTGTTGAAATGGTTTGCAGCAATCAGCAATTTCTTCTTCTGATATTTCCTCATCCTTACATGTTCCACCCAAGTGTCCAAATCATCTTCATCTCTCTCCATGTCTTCCCAAAACGGTATATACTCATTCAATTGAACTGCATAAGCACCTAAAGGACCTGAATCATCTTTGTCAATGTTGTCTGCAATGTGGTGAATCAGAATCAATAGTCCTTCAAAGGCTTGGATTTGCATGCTTGTGGAGGAACCACTCCCTGCAAATGAATGCTTGCATAGAAGCCTGCCGAAGTCCTCGAATACGTTCCGGCAACACGGATCGCAGTCAAAGTTCACATAAGCTTCTATGATGAATGTTGGTTGTCTGCAAAAGTTTATTATTCCCTCACCTGCTACTTCTTGAATCGAAATTGAGCTTCCGAAACTTGCAAGTCTTGTTAACACGTTTAAAAAGAAAGCTTCTAGCTGGAAACGTAAAAACCTACAACATTAAAATCATACATAAATAACATAAGTAGCAACACTATACAACAAATCTTTTAATGTTGTCTGTTCTGTTCATGTGAAGCATGAAAAATTACTTATAAAGGATATAAGAATATCTAGTGTGAATGCATTGTACGAGACTTGATGCTAACTTATACTATGTTTATttctcaacttttttttttatcatgactTTGACATGTAATTTTGTTAATTTGTttcaaagtaagaaagaatataTGGATaacatattattatatatttaaattatttacttaTTATAGACGTGAAATATACATAAGATAAATTTCATAAATTGAATACACAAAATATTTCTCTTTTGACTAAATacgtaaaaatttatatttaaaatttcgTTTATTTCTTTGactaatgaagaataatgaaatcTAACCTTCTTAGAAAGTGGTAGGCATTCAAGACAGTGCTGCAAATCATGGACAAGACAAAGGAACTAGACCATGAACCATAGTAAATCAAATGGTGAAACAAATCATCTTGGATCATCCTCAAGAGCCTAGGGTGCCTCCCAATAACATCCCCACTAAGTTCAAGAGCAGAATTGATCATAAGCAACGCAAAGATCTGAACATTCTCATCAGCAGTGTGAGGTAAAGTCCCATCAGGATTCTCAATCACAGACACAACATTCAACAATGAACACAAGAAATGGAATATGTCAATGGCACACTTAATCCCATAGCCAGTCACTTCCccaccatcaccatcatcatcctcatcatcatcatcatcgtcatccgtTTCTGATCCAGAGTATTCCCCACTGCGGAGGTGGCGGCGGCCACCCTTCTTCTCAAGCTCTGGAAGCCTAGAAAACACAACCTGAACAAGGGACAGACCCAAATTAGATGTATATATATAGAAAtacactttttctttgtttagaaTAATCAAACTTATTTATAGgtaatataacaaaaaaattttgagATACTAAATAAATAGTGCTATACACATAACATGATTATATATGATTTATTTGCTGTTACTAGTAAAATTTTCTGGGTTTGTATCAGCTTACCTGTATAAGCTCATGCATGGTGTACCTGGCATTCCTCTGAAGCAAATCACCGCGATTAACAGATTGCTGCACAACTTGAAAACAAGCATTGACAAGCGTGCACACAGCGGGATCACTGAGCAAGATGGAAGCCCTGTGGTGCATTGTCCCAGCAAGAACCTGAAGAATCTTCATCATAACGGCGTCCTCAGACACCGGATCAGTTTTCTCGAGTCGGCAACCGGTGATGGCGGTAACAATGGCTTCCATGCCTTCTCTGGCACCGGGCGTCCTTTCATCGAACACCTCGAACTTGAGGATCTTGAGGATGGAAGAGAGGGCGACGGCTGTGGCGGCGGCAGGCATGTCGTCGTTGAGAATGACGTCAAGGAACGGGGAGAGGTAGATAGAGGGGTCAATGCTGCGCCATTCTTGTGTAGGGTTGAAGATGAGAGAACGAAGGGACCTTAAGGAGGTGACAATGGAGGAGTCGTAG carries:
- the LOC107641258 gene encoding ARF guanine-nucleotide exchange factor GNL2, whose translation is MAKSIKRLSAMDFLNGEEDYNHQHNQRSKSISRSKRKQLALSCMLNTEVGAVLAVIRRSPEFNPLYSSPEDTYDSSIVTSLRSLRSLIFNPTQEWRSIDPSIYLSPFLDVILNDDMPAAATAVALSSILKILKFEVFDERTPGAREGMEAIVTAITGCRLEKTDPVSEDAVMMKILQVLAGTMHHRASILLSDPAVCTLVNACFQVVQQSVNRGDLLQRNARYTMHELIQVVFSRLPELEKKGGRRHLRSGEYSGSETDDDDDDDEDDDGDGGEVTGYGIKCAIDIFHFLCSLLNVVSVIENPDGTLPHTADENVQIFALLMINSALELSGDVIGRHPRLLRMIQDDLFHHLIYYGSWSSSFVLSMICSTVLNAYHFLRRFLRFQLEAFFLNVLTRLASFGSSISIQEVAGEGIINFCRQPTFIIEAYVNFDCDPCCRNVFEDFGRLLCKHSFAGSGSSTSMQIQAFEGLLILIHHIADNIDKDDSGPLGAYAVQLNEYIPFWEDMERDEDDLDTWVEHVRMRKYQKKKLLIAANHFNRDNKKGLEYLKHAKLISDPPDPKGYAYFFRYTPGLDKKIIGEYLGDPDEFYLKVLKEFTETFHFNGMVLDTALRFYLESFLLPGESQKIQRILEAFSDRFYDQQSSDLFASKDTVLILCYSLIMLNTDQHNPQVKKKMTEEEFIRNNRAINAGQDLPRDYLSELFQSISSYAIALDTSTVSLDMTPSRWIQLINRSKVSQNYIQCDYDRRLCRDMFACIAGPSVAALSSFFEHNDEEELLHECIEGLFSVARIAQYGLEDTLDELITSFCKFTTLQNPYASPEETLYTFGHDLKPRLATVAVFTIANMFRNGIRGGWKNIVDCLIKLKRLKLIPQSVLDLEQSADAATTPESATSPTEDHRFSSHQMGTIMQRFTLLSPDNTDDGINLSNESDRNIKMIKLCQIGSIFSTCSNIPIESLHSLGRSLISAAAGKGQKYSTQHDEEETIEFCWELLSAVATVNAHRFHMFWPNFHEYLLAVVQFQMFSPVPFAEKALLGLLKICLKLFSQPVDDKISEEAIFKSITLMWKLDKEILDTCHDIISQTASRIVTDYAANLQTPFGWKSLLNLLSVAWRYPETYDLGVDALVTLFSDGTHVSRTNYAFCIDCAFGCFLAKNSPADKKKKMLDILADSVNLLIHWHRTLYSDPGSNFSISSSTSSSSNEETSRSLANYNMNLFVKLGEAFRRTTLSRQEEIRNHAVHSLHKSFLLAEELLFISSNCINYFNLVIFAMVDELHEKMLEYSRREGAEKEMRSMEGTLKLAMELFTDMFLQSLRQIAESPGFRTFWLGILRRMDTCMKADLGHYGPSSLSEIIPHLLKKIITQMKEQEILVPKEDDDMWEITYIQIQWICPAIKDDLFPM